Below is a genomic region from Brachyhypopomus gauderio isolate BG-103 unplaced genomic scaffold, BGAUD_0.2 sc781, whole genome shotgun sequence.
ggttagggttacgaTCAGCGTCAAGGAGTCGTTTCCCTTGCCATACTGCACACAGATAGCACGAACGTATAAACAAaatagcagcagcagtagtataTCTGGTATaagacaacaaataaataaaaacaacagcatTTCGCTACGCATTCGCTATGTATCGCGATAAGACAATGCAGTCTGAGGGCTACAGGGCCATGCAGGCTCACACTGAATCCATATGGTCATTCCTGGAATGCCATTTCCGTTTTTTCCCCAATCTGTGGAGAACCGATGTAACTAGACTATAAAGACTgggaatacataaataaatgccATCATTGTTAGCAACTAAATATGCTAAACCCGGTCCTATCTTGTAAACACAGTCcgtattttattgtattaaagGCTTTATTTCTGGATGTGGCTGTTTCCGATTGCGTAATGGTCTTTAACTTGGCACTTCCGCGTTATGTTATAACGCTTATATACCTTGTTGAATGATTGAGCAAGAATTTTTGGCTGTTTGTTGTTCCCTACCAGTACGCGAGTTTGTTCCTAAcccatttattttttacaccagtggttcccaatcaaccccaccaccccccccccaccccaccatagTGTGGGTATTTTAGGATGCACCCAGGCCCAAAGCTCGGAACTTTACAGACATTTGTGGTGTAAACTTTCATGACATTAAAACCATTGCATATACAACATTTAAGTGTATTTTTGTAACACGAGGGAAGGCAAGATGCCGAGACGAGGTAATACTCGGATCAACTCGGACAAAGAGTGATGATAATTACATTGACACATACAAGACCCAACTGCACATAATGTTGACGAGATGAGTCACAGGTGACAAAACGGACGCCAACcacgcatgcacacgcccaaggggaggagtcagggacaAAGCAAAAATAGCATTTAAATgcatttagaaaaaaatagcTAAACAAAAGCACCAAGCCCAACATCTCTTAAATTCATGCAATGCATAGTTCACTACAATGTAGAACAAAGTACACAATtttgcaaaaacaaaacaaggtaCAAGGGAGATATCAGTATAAACTAGAGTCTGTTGTCCTTGATATTTAAAAAGTTCAAaccattaattatttttttttatataaaaactGCGTTCCCACTTTAAATTTCCAGCAAGTCTTACTACAGCGTGTGCAATGTTTTGATGTGCTACACATGGGTAATTGAAGAAATTGTAAATAAAAAGTCCTGGATATTGGCATCACTGACAGACTTATAAAAATACCACACAACGTTAGATGAAAAGATCTAGTACTGCAATATGCTAGTGAATATTTAGAACTGATCAAATGTTCAGCTACCAAGTTGTTTACACAAATGTTGGGATTTTTCTAAAAATGAAAGTTTAGTACCAGTACCATGACTTGCAGTCCAGTGGTTGTATAAAAGTTTGCATAGTTGCATAAATTCATACATACCAGAGCAGGCAGGGTTCCCACTCCACTTGCTTCATTTTCTTGCCCTGAAACAATTCAAACTCTTCAGTTTTCTAACTCATTAATTTTAATAACAATATGCATTTTTAGTCAATATACACATGACTATTTGCTTGTAAAATGGCATGATTGTAGTGATGGGTGTAGGATTAACCTGAACAACTCTGCATCTGACTATTCTCTTCACAGGGTAAAATTCCTGACTTTCTGTCAATGTGTGGGGACATTCTACGAAAATAAGTGaataaaatcacattttttcaaaataaagcCTTGTAGTACAAGATGATAGATGTAACCAAACAAAATCAAAAGATAAAAGGACAATAAAATCAATGTTAGAAACTTGTTTAGAAAACCTTAAAAAAAAGGCTCCCTTTAAATCAGAGGCACAGGCTCCAGATACAACTACTGTATGACTATACTTGCCATACTGAAGTTCTTCAAACATACCTTTCCTTTTGAGTGTCTGTGATTGACCACTGTTCTTGGCTTTACCTGgggcagaaacaaacaaaaaaaaaaaacaatttaaataaaagtataCACTGGAGTACAAAAGAAATATCAGTATATTATCAAGGCAGTATTTAATTGGCATACATGTTTAGAAACACAGCTAGGTCATTAGAAACAATAACTAGGATTTGTTTTTATCCGCCATAGACTGAAAGTCACTTCTACATGGTCtgacatggagagacagacactgGATGATTGTGGCATCACATTCCAAAAACAATGTGTCCAAAGATTAGGTGTGTCTACTCATCAACAGTCATCATGGTGTAACACCAGGGGCACTGAGCAATAAGTAGGTAGACGCATTCGCTAAATAGAGCAAGATATACAGTGAGCAGATCCAAAACAGTTACAGGGTTCTTGCAGGTTTCAGTGAgttaaatttaagacttttgtaagaccttttaagaccattctcagtgaaatttaagaccaacacaacatattaccacaaacaatccaatgatcccagaaactcttaacattttattttgattaatttagttacaggattacattaattcagtattaaaacagataatcaaaatagtaacattctcaacccaagcaaccttaccaacacaacactagcatatctacatacaacctcaccctacatatctctgagttcttccttttcagtaccaatctcagcatttgacttGGAAAGGAGCTGAGCCATCTTGGATCCAGTCTTGCCCTCAACTTCTTCTGCAAGAGAATTTGCCTCTCTAGCAAGACAAGTGGATACGTCTtccaagcttttcttccttttcttaaggtcctctaaagactgctcagtcagctctcttttctggctctgggattccttttctttcctgattcattcctgatccagaaagagtcagtattttgaccgggctgcacccacagatgctaagagttccttggtgaggggaacctgtgacacctccatgcattgtgacagtcacatatgagtctgtgtgtgccagttgtgtcctcttgcatgttttctgcctccacctccttgtttaattaaataatcatacacacattatacatttaacaacatgtagactcagcctatcttcaagtatgtctaaggcatggtttgaccaaaatcctcacaccctgcagctgataaaatttattaaaatgttacattttggttaaattactgaaataaatgaaattataaaattaactaattaaataaaggctcagaattttctttccccaggccatctgtatcttaacacacaaaacttttttaacctcctaccttcttttctatttattatcccgatgaaaccaacttactttgtctagccatgctgaatatgaatttgaatgttaacattgaaaacgttgggacacactacctgtttttaccctatgtatatatgcccactaaaaggcaatacatcagtccaatgtaaataaaaccatgtgcaatccatgaaacagagcatgggacagtggaacatgtttcaaaacatgacataacccatctacagggcatagttgttgtttttttttattttacatgatttaacacagtaaatatatttttatttcctctagctgggatttagcatgcattgaaacatttctctaactcaatgccatggacagtacatggttctgagatgtttttgtattgtagcctaattgtataaaatggttaacacattgaaaagaagacataagtggagcataagtaaggatcacttactttgataagttttggtagatcctgcgctgtttcatggcccatgaaatgagagcccatgtacctcgattgcacatatccattgctccagaaccgaacatgaagatccagccgtttggattttgtggttgaattaaagctttcatcgaacattaacacatacggcccggtaagagcgtatcaactctctcttgatgaagtctgccaagccaaatctagctatatatgcgatttgtttagtccacacgaaaactttttcgcgatattcgaaccagggaacattgccgtcactctatcctaatgtagcccgaatatcattagccgaagcactagtgatactgcggtggagtccggcgggacccggtgttctgtcggattttcctactttgtcgaattttcctaccgtatCAGCTGGCAGCGAGTATTTATCCGCTTGTTAAGTGTGACGACACGCGTGACGTTTCAGCCGCTTCCGGGTCCAAACAAACAAGGATGGCGGAGCCTGTAAACCTGTTTACGATAACTTCGTTCTTTAGTGAGGCACCATTGAGGGTTAAAAAAGGTCTAAACTCTTTCAACTCCAATAGAGTACTAAGTGTATCTGTTCTCCCAGGTGGTATATTTAGGGGTAGAGTCCAGGCGTCCATGAAAAAGACGATTTACGAGGTTGAGGTGAGTTGAGGTGAATTGAGGTTGAGGTGTGGTGACTGAAGTGAGTATGGGTCAAATAACGTTTAATACAGGTACACGTTGAGGGTCAGGCAGTGAGGTACAGCAGCTGCGTTTGCCCAATCGGTAAAGACAAGTGCCATCATATGGCAGCCTTGTTGATTTGGGTGGAGAAAAACGTGTCCCGCACCGATGTAGAATGCGTGTGGAAAAGGGCGAAGACACCGAAAACGGACGAAATTGCAGCCAAGAGAGTATCTGAGATGGCCCCATCCACATCACGAGGTTAGTAAATAATTTGCAATTGATGTCAATGTTGCATGGTTTATTAGCTTAACGCTATGCAGTTTTAAGTTGCGGTTTCCAAACCTGGAAATCTTACcccccttccttattcaaaacactgcttggccagTACAACCTCAAAGAAGGATCTAAAGTAAGTTGTGGGTCTTCATGAATATTTCAACTTAAGTTATGTGTATCTAAGAGTAAGTGACTGTGTTTTTATTAAAGGCATGTGATTGGGGAATCCTACATGAGTCGCGGGCAAAGCAGCAGTACACAGCGGACGCTGGTGTGGTGATCCAGGAGAGGGGATTGTTCCTGTCTGACAGTGGTCTACTTGGTGGATCTCCAGATGGGACAGTGTCTGATGACTGCATCATTGAGGTGAAATGCCCATGGTCCGCCAGAACTAAGACTGTCCAGCAGGCagcagagagtaagagagacttTTTTCTAGAGCTGGATGAAGAGACAAGTTCCCTCAAACTAAAACAAACTCACCACTATTGGCATCAGATCCAAGGCAACCTACATCTGAATGTACATTTACCTGAAtgtaaaaaagacaaacattttaatctggttttacttttttaataaagGTTTTCTGCAAAGTTGTGTAAATCATTCTTCAGTcacaataattgtaaacatGTTTTAATTTGCCACTGTCCTGCTAACTGATTTACATACATCAGATATTTCATTGAATTTCACGGAGAATTGGGGTTTGCAAatttgtaagacacacacatactttcagTATCTTGTTAACATTTTTCCTGTACTGGTAAGGGATGTGgtccaaaatgcaaaacagtttCAGCCTCTGAATAGACCGCTCCACATGTATCCTTGCACAGGAGATAAGTCTGTTATTGTTTACTTCCTCCTGTGTAAACTGTCCGTTGAGCAAGAAAGACGGGGTGTTAAGAAGAACTCCCTCTGGCAAAATGTCCCGAATTGTGAAGCCCTTGTCTGCAATAACCAGATCACCTGCTTGTAGATGTTGGAGAAGTCCACTGTCAGCTGTTATTGACTTGTCTGAGGCGCTCCCACCGTACAGGTTACTGGCAAAAGTAATCACACCATTGGGAGCCACACCAATTAGAGCCTTTAGCGTGGTCCGTCCTTTGTAGTGGCTGTACAAATGACACTGTGTGTCAAGCCTCTCTGTGTTGGAGACAGCAACCTCTGTGCAGTCAAGGACTATTCTACAGTTAGGAAAAGGTCGGAAGCAGTCTGGCAGCGAAGTCTGATTCTTGGCCGTGGAGGGGATGTTTTCAAGTAGACCGACATACAAAATATCATACAGAGCACAGATGATGGTGGTAAAGATGTTAGTTACAGTTGCTGTGCTACAATTAAACCTTGTTGCAAGGTCTAcatggccacaattcaatttaaGCTTCATCAAAGTAAGGAGTAACTGATCAATAAGGGGCATAATTTGGACAGTCCAATCAGAATGATACTGTAGCTCAAATCTAGAAAGAAGTGCTTCCAAAAAAAATACTGTGGCAGCATCAGGTAATCCAGTGTAGTATTGGACTTTGTTAGGATGGGAGGAAATCTGACTGAAAGAAAAggtttgcttttgtttctcCAACTGTTCTTTCAATTTTTTGTTCTCTTCTCTAAGCATGTCATTCTCAACCTCAAGCATGACAAGACTTGGTTGGGATGTAGTAGGGGTTTGTGGGGTTGCCATGTcagctgtgtgtcctgtgtctgtTGCATCATCACTGGAAGGGACAATCTGCTTCTTCTGCTTAGGGGGATTGCTGGGGTGGTCAGGAAAATGAAAAGCCTTTCCCTGGTTCCAAGCGAATCGCGAAGGTCCAGCAGCTTTGCCATTGGGAAAGTGCCAACTACACACCCTGGAGTTGCAGTTTGGGGTGAAGTTTTCACGTctgtaaaagaagaaaaaattatCATTAATCATTAGTCACAGCTTACTTGGGTTCCTCTAACAAAGTGCTAAAGAAATAAGGACCttataaaattgtgtgtgtatatatatatattgcaataAAATGTGAGAATTATGTATGGTAAGTGTACGGCAGTAATAAACTAATGGAAACGGGCTAAGCAGTAATGTATATGCATACTGAAAAAGGTAAATATAGGATGCAACAGTAGCATCAGCTGTATTTTTGCTTGGTATTTTTACGGACACTCCTGATCAGCtaactgttgtgtgtgtatccatacaATATATCAAGGATATCCGAAAAGATATCCTGGTGTTGCCTTTTACGAGCTAGCTAATCTAGCTAGTGTTAGCGCCACTAGCTAAGTTAACCAGAGCTATCTTTACTTTAGTTTTACTTTAGCtggacaacaaataaaacaaaacaagaactaAAATATCTGTATGTGGCAAGAAACATTGTATTAAACCCATAGCTAGAATATCAAGCAATCCAAAAAGGGGCAAGTtggcttttttttctctgtggggttagctagctagcattagcGCCCACGGAGGCACTGTCAagattttttttagaaataGAACTTACCTTATCAACTGCACccattttcttctctctttctcattgcaAGGAAAGCGGTAGAAAGACAAAAGGGTCGTTGTTTTAGACTCGGATCTGTTAAAACAGCAGGGCACACAGCACTGCGGCATATTAAGGGACTCAATGCAGCGAGTGTTTGGACCCGGACGTGAAGTTTCGCAAAGATGATGCGTCACAGCTTAACAACCCCATAGACTagtctgtcgaattttcctaccttgtcgaatgttcctaccgtgtccgttggcatcgcgtatttgtagacgtatctcttagtttgtttaccttatggaaacgtcgtaatgtagcgcaaaccagcgtttaaaaagtagtatttgtagacgtatctcttagtttgtttaccttatggaaacgttgtaatgtagTGCAAATCagtgtttaaaaagtagtattgtagacgtatctctagtttgtttaccttatggaaacgttgtaatgtagcgcaaatcagcgtttaaaaagtaggatgagctttaaaataaaagttttattttgcgtattaGTGTATTATTAcacggctcaatcattatcatgcggaaatatccaagtccctataAATAGGTAATAACAGGTAGTAAAACGGcgctgtttaaaacattttaatcaactagttaacttaatgcacagttgaaaacatagcaattgcaaacaaagaag
It encodes:
- the LOC143508091 gene encoding uncharacterized protein LOC143508091, which codes for MPQCCVPCCFNRSESKTTTLLSFYRFPCNEKERRKWVQLIRRENFTPNCNSRVCSWHFPNGKAAGPSRFAWNQGKAFHFPDHPSNPPKQKKQIVPSSDDATDTGHTADMATPQTPTTSQPSLVMLEVENDMLREENKKLKEQLEKQKQTFSFSQISSHPNKVQYYTGLPDAATVFFLEALLSRFELQYHSDWTVQIMPLIDQLLLTLMKLKLNCGHVDLATRFNCSTATVTNIFTTIICALYDILYVGLLENIPSTAKNQTSLPDCFRPFPNCRIVLDCTEVAVSNTERLDTQCHLYSHYKGRTTLKALIGVAPNGVITFASNLYGGSASDKSITADSGLLQHLQAGDLVIADKGFTIRDILPEGVLLNTPSFLLNGQFTQEEVNNNRLISCARIHVERSIQRLKLFCILDHIPYQYRKNVNKILKVCVCLTNLQTPILREIQ